Proteins encoded by one window of Paenibacillus sp. DCT19:
- a CDS encoding sugar O-acetyltransferase: MESIIKTEKQKMLDGELYNAADPELSQEREQIRRMTRLYNQTTESDGEIRVKMLKEMLGSTGDYLYMEPSIHFDYGYNIHVGNHFYTNFNCTILDVCEVRIGDHCLMGPDVHIYTAAHPLDPIQRAAGPEYGKPVTIGNNVWIGGRAIINPGVNVGHNVVIASGSVVTKDVPDNVVVGGNPARIIKEIEVQTDSE, encoded by the coding sequence ATGGAATCGATCATTAAGACAGAAAAACAGAAGATGCTGGATGGTGAGTTATACAATGCTGCTGACCCTGAACTGAGTCAAGAAAGAGAGCAGATCCGTAGAATGACGCGGTTGTACAATCAGACGACAGAGTCTGATGGAGAGATTCGTGTTAAGATGTTAAAAGAAATGTTGGGGTCAACGGGTGATTATCTATATATGGAGCCTAGTATCCATTTTGATTATGGCTATAACATCCATGTTGGCAACCACTTCTACACCAATTTTAACTGTACGATTCTCGATGTCTGTGAAGTGCGAATCGGAGATCATTGCCTAATGGGACCTGATGTACATATCTATACGGCTGCACACCCACTGGATCCTATTCAACGTGCAGCTGGACCGGAGTATGGTAAGCCAGTTACCATCGGTAACAATGTCTGGATTGGAGGTAGAGCGATTATCAATCCTGGCGTGAACGTGGGTCATAATGTCGTTATCGCCTCAGGTTCGGTTGTGACGAAGGATGTTCCAGATAATGTCGTGGTTGGTGGCAATCCCGCTCGGATTATTAAGGAAATCGAAGTGCAGACTGATTCAGAGTAG
- a CDS encoding aldo/keto reductase, with protein sequence MEYVKLGNTGLDVSRLCLGCMGFGDANKWIHSWVLDEANSRPIIQKAVEMGINFFDTANVYSIGASEEILGRALKDYANRDEIVIATKVHGRMHQGPNGGGLSRKAIISELDKSLKRLGTDYVDLYQIHRWDYDTPIEETMEALHDVVKAGKVRYIGASAMYSWQFLKALHVAEVHGWTRFVSMQNHLNLLYREEEREMLPLCREEKIGVIPYSPLASGRLTRDPETTTERSETDHIQKSKYDATIETDRVIVERVAELADRYEVPRAQIALAWLLQKQPVAAPIIGATKISHLDNAIGALSVKLTSEEISFLEEPYVPHAVVGAV encoded by the coding sequence ATGGAATACGTAAAACTTGGGAATACGGGACTGGATGTTTCGAGACTGTGTCTTGGTTGTATGGGATTTGGGGATGCGAACAAATGGATACATTCATGGGTGCTTGATGAAGCAAATAGTCGGCCAATCATTCAGAAGGCAGTCGAGATGGGTATTAACTTTTTTGACACGGCCAATGTATATTCTATTGGGGCAAGCGAAGAGATTCTTGGACGAGCGCTCAAAGATTATGCCAATCGGGATGAGATCGTCATCGCTACGAAAGTCCATGGACGTATGCATCAAGGTCCTAACGGTGGAGGGCTGTCACGTAAAGCGATTATTAGTGAACTTGATAAAAGTCTTAAACGGTTGGGCACGGATTACGTTGACTTGTACCAGATTCATCGCTGGGACTATGATACACCCATTGAAGAAACGATGGAGGCGCTTCATGATGTGGTGAAGGCTGGAAAAGTGAGATATATTGGCGCTTCTGCAATGTATTCATGGCAGTTCTTGAAAGCATTGCATGTGGCCGAAGTGCACGGCTGGACTCGGTTCGTTTCCATGCAGAATCATCTCAATCTTCTATATCGCGAAGAAGAAAGAGAGATGCTTCCTTTATGTAGGGAGGAGAAGATCGGTGTTATTCCTTACAGCCCGCTGGCATCAGGTAGACTGACTAGAGATCCAGAGACAACAACCGAGCGATCCGAGACAGATCACATCCAGAAATCCAAATATGACGCAACCATTGAAACAGATCGTGTGATTGTGGAACGTGTTGCAGAACTTGCTGACAGATATGAAGTACCTCGGGCTCAAATTGCGCTTGCTTGGTTACTACAGAAACAACCGGTGGCGGCTCCAATTATCGGTGCCACAAAAATCTCGCATCTGGATAATGCCATTGGTGCATTGTCAGTGAAGTTGACGTCTGAAGAAATTTCATTCCTGGAAGAACCATATGTACCACATGCCGTTGTAGGTGCTGTGTAA
- a CDS encoding organic hydroperoxide resistance protein: protein MKTLYETSVINTGGRQGVVQSPDTVFMLDVAAPPELGGKVTTATNPEQLFAAGYSACFNSALEYQLKKHNVSIEKSTVTATVMLQTDPSDNGVKLEVELEVRIDGLDEEQAQKFVKLAHDYCPYSKAIRGNVNVTVNLD, encoded by the coding sequence ATGAAAACTTTATATGAAACTTCAGTGATTAATACCGGTGGACGTCAAGGTGTCGTTCAATCTCCAGATACTGTGTTTATGCTTGATGTGGCTGCACCACCTGAGCTTGGAGGCAAAGTGACTACAGCTACGAATCCTGAGCAATTGTTTGCGGCTGGTTATAGCGCATGCTTCAATTCGGCGCTTGAATATCAACTGAAGAAACACAATGTAAGCATTGAAAAAAGCACTGTAACTGCAACGGTAATGCTTCAGACCGATCCTTCAGATAACGGTGTTAAGCTGGAAGTTGAGCTTGAAGTGAGAATTGACGGATTGGATGAGGAGCAGGCACAAAAATTCGTAAAACTTGCCCATGACTACTGTCCATATTCCAAAGCCATCAGAGGCAATGTGAATGTAACTGTAAACCTGGACTAA
- a CDS encoding DUF2752 domain-containing protein, with product MRMRLIITNSSVCKKVLGTIGIGGAGYLYLKVWLPLTGIGIPCVFHEVTGLYCPGCGITRSLGAMLRLDIHDAFRYNMLIFILAPLYLVYMVAVKKDWVNTKNVLLYSMLGLTISFGILRNIPLFSWMEPTSLI from the coding sequence ATGCGCATGCGCCTCATCATTACTAATTCTTCTGTTTGCAAAAAGGTGCTTGGGACGATAGGGATTGGTGGAGCCGGATATCTGTATTTAAAGGTATGGCTACCTCTTACGGGAATTGGCATTCCATGTGTATTCCATGAGGTTACGGGGCTTTACTGCCCAGGGTGTGGAATTACTCGTTCACTTGGGGCTATGTTACGATTAGATATTCACGACGCTTTTCGATACAATATGTTAATTTTTATATTAGCTCCGCTATATCTTGTGTATATGGTGGCTGTGAAGAAGGACTGGGTTAACACGAAAAATGTGCTATTGTACAGCATGTTAGGTCTAACCATCTCATTTGGTATTCTTCGTAATATCCCTTTATTCAGTTGGATGGAGCCAACCAGTCTCATATAG
- a CDS encoding DUF4234 domain-containing protein, translating into MITNRSIALSIVFSIITCGLYGIYWFYTITEDVSKLSGDRDFTGVKHLLLTLVTCGIWSYIWSYQLGKHLEVVHYQRRQYSQDQSVLYLVLMLFGMGIITYALAQSEINKYAHAPHHY; encoded by the coding sequence GTGATTACGAATAGAAGTATAGCTTTATCCATTGTATTTTCGATTATAACGTGCGGGTTATATGGGATCTATTGGTTCTATACGATTACAGAAGATGTGAGCAAACTTAGTGGAGATCGAGATTTCACCGGGGTTAAACATCTGTTATTGACACTCGTGACTTGTGGAATCTGGAGTTACATATGGTCATATCAATTAGGTAAACATTTAGAAGTAGTTCATTACCAACGGAGACAATACAGTCAGGATCAATCGGTTCTGTACCTGGTTCTGATGCTTTTTGGTATGGGCATTATTACTTATGCTTTGGCTCAATCTGAGATCAACAAATATGCGCATGCGCCTCATCATTACTAA
- a CDS encoding cation diffusion facilitator family transporter: MDQVKYDNLKLGEKGAIISIIAYICLTAIKMIIGYTSNSEALKADGLNNATDIVASIAVLVGLRLAQRPADNDHTYGHWKAETVASLVASFIMMVVGLQVLYEAASSIFEGKSESPDLIAAWTGIVCAAVMYFVYRYNKRLALKIKSQAVMAAAKDNISDAWVSVGTVIGIVGSQFGLPWLDPLTAVLVGLLICKTAWGIFREATHHLTDGFDESLIIAYRDTISNVDGVDEVRDLRARNYGNNAVVDVVIVVRADMDIQTAHDISTNVEDEMFREYDVYTVHVHVEPGVEDSGKDNTEYHYSKEANG; encoded by the coding sequence ATGGATCAGGTAAAGTATGACAACTTAAAATTGGGAGAAAAGGGCGCAATCATCAGTATTATTGCTTACATATGTTTAACTGCAATTAAGATGATTATTGGATATACATCTAACTCTGAGGCTCTAAAAGCCGACGGTTTAAATAATGCCACAGATATTGTTGCCTCTATAGCCGTACTGGTCGGATTGAGACTGGCTCAGCGGCCAGCAGATAATGACCATACGTACGGACATTGGAAAGCTGAAACCGTAGCTTCACTCGTGGCTTCATTTATTATGATGGTCGTTGGTCTGCAGGTGTTGTACGAAGCAGCATCCTCCATATTCGAAGGGAAAAGCGAATCTCCTGATCTCATTGCAGCTTGGACAGGCATCGTATGTGCTGCGGTGATGTATTTTGTTTACAGATACAATAAGAGACTAGCGCTCAAAATCAAGAGTCAGGCTGTTATGGCAGCGGCGAAGGATAATATCTCAGATGCTTGGGTCAGTGTTGGAACGGTGATCGGTATTGTGGGTTCTCAATTTGGCTTGCCATGGCTTGATCCTTTGACAGCTGTCCTTGTAGGTCTACTCATCTGCAAAACGGCATGGGGAATCTTCCGTGAAGCAACACATCATCTGACAGATGGATTTGACGAATCCTTGATTATTGCGTATCGAGATACGATCTCGAATGTAGACGGAGTAGACGAAGTTAGAGATCTGAGAGCACGTAATTATGGAAACAACGCGGTGGTGGATGTGGTTATCGTTGTTCGAGCAGACATGGATATTCAGACAGCGCACGACATTTCAACAAATGTAGAAGATGAAATGTTCAGAGAATACGATGTGTACACCGTTCATGTTCATGTCGAACCGGGAGTAGAGGACTCTGGCAAAGATAATACGGAATATCATTATTCAAAAGAAGCAAATGGTTAG
- a CDS encoding NADH:flavin oxidoreductase yields MNNSQTVEALFQPIELGSLKLSNRIVMAPMTRQFSPDGIPGENVAGYYRRRAENAVGLIVTEGTIINHPDASNQANIPHFYGEDALKGWAQVVSEVHEAGGRIIPQIWHMGAKGHVNDYSEADIATIVREFAQAATEAKRLGFDGIELHGAHGYLIDQFLYEKTNSRTDRYGGDMMSRTRFAVEVIEACREAVGPEFPIVLRLSQWKSDDYQAKLAETPALLEQLLAPLVQAGVDIFHCSTRRFWEPEFEGSELNFAGWTKKLTGKPTITVGSIGLDGDFTSLFTEGKGAGNVGIDGLVQRLQNNEFDLVAIGRALLVDPAWAKKIQEGRIDDLIPFTREALTELS; encoded by the coding sequence ATGAATAATTCTCAAACCGTAGAAGCGTTGTTTCAACCTATCGAGCTTGGATCGTTGAAGTTGTCTAATCGAATTGTAATGGCTCCGATGACTCGTCAGTTTTCCCCGGACGGGATTCCAGGTGAGAACGTTGCAGGGTATTACCGCCGCAGAGCTGAGAATGCAGTAGGTCTTATCGTGACCGAAGGAACAATTATTAATCATCCGGACGCATCCAATCAGGCGAATATACCTCACTTCTATGGTGAAGATGCTTTGAAAGGTTGGGCTCAGGTTGTATCTGAGGTACACGAAGCGGGTGGTCGAATTATTCCTCAGATCTGGCATATGGGAGCGAAAGGTCATGTGAATGACTATTCGGAAGCTGATATTGCTACAATTGTACGTGAATTCGCACAAGCTGCTACTGAAGCGAAACGACTTGGATTTGATGGCATCGAGCTTCATGGAGCACATGGTTATCTGATTGATCAATTCCTATATGAGAAAACCAATTCACGCACAGACCGATACGGTGGAGATATGATGTCCCGCACGCGTTTTGCGGTTGAAGTCATTGAGGCTTGCCGCGAAGCTGTAGGACCAGAATTCCCGATCGTGCTTCGTTTATCCCAGTGGAAGTCAGATGATTATCAAGCGAAACTTGCTGAGACACCTGCATTGCTGGAACAACTTCTGGCACCGTTAGTTCAAGCGGGTGTTGATATTTTCCACTGCTCTACACGTCGTTTCTGGGAGCCGGAATTCGAAGGTTCTGAGCTGAATTTTGCTGGATGGACCAAAAAGCTCACTGGTAAACCAACCATTACCGTGGGATCGATTGGTCTTGACGGAGATTTCACAAGTTTGTTCACAGAAGGTAAGGGAGCTGGCAACGTCGGTATCGACGGTTTGGTTCAACGCCTTCAGAACAATGAGTTCGACTTGGTAGCTATTGGTCGTGCGCTTCTGGTCGATCCTGCATGGGCTAAGAAAATTCAAGAAGGCCGTATAGATGATCTGATCCCCTTCACAAGAGAAGCGTTGACTGAGCTGTCTTAA
- a CDS encoding TetR/AcrR family transcriptional regulator → MSRPREFDADVVLQQSMEVFWRQGYRATSYEDLTRMTGVKKQSLYCVFSDKRSLFLKALALYREQAIAKLKEIEAAHSSPLDQLDAIRHSLVEHEASCQGCLMMNASLEFGVEDEQVAHQIELMFEESREVLEKIILKGQEQHLISSRFTSSELAAYLNNTIAGARVMGKSGSSREEIETVLRTSFGMIVS, encoded by the coding sequence ATGAGTAGACCAAGAGAATTTGATGCTGATGTGGTATTGCAGCAGTCTATGGAAGTTTTTTGGCGTCAAGGCTACAGAGCAACCTCTTATGAGGATCTCACACGCATGACAGGCGTCAAGAAACAAAGCTTGTACTGTGTGTTTAGTGACAAGCGTTCGTTGTTCCTGAAGGCGCTGGCGCTGTACCGTGAACAAGCTATTGCCAAGTTGAAAGAGATTGAGGCTGCACACTCATCTCCTCTTGACCAGCTAGATGCGATTCGCCATTCTTTAGTTGAGCATGAAGCTAGCTGCCAAGGCTGCCTGATGATGAATGCTTCACTTGAATTTGGAGTAGAGGATGAGCAGGTTGCCCATCAGATTGAACTTATGTTCGAAGAGAGCCGAGAGGTACTAGAGAAGATCATCCTGAAGGGTCAAGAGCAGCACTTAATATCCAGTCGGTTCACCAGTAGTGAGCTTGCTGCTTATCTTAACAACACCATAGCCGGTGCAAGGGTTATGGGCAAATCGGGTTCATCCCGTGAAGAGATCGAGACGGTTCTGCGTACGTCATTTGGCATGATCGTTTCTTGA
- a CDS encoding pentapeptide repeat-containing protein → MMTMEVPHIQEHLLDDETIHFLTSKSEYDHKRFEHMTLANQEATKVSFEKVWFKNVIISESSLEHCEFTDVIFENCDFSNVNLANAFIHRVHWKNCKLIGTDFSDSRLKNVIFSNSLIDYANFRFSNMKHVAWEDCSLISTDLSYLVSEQIQFSRCKMDQALMHGTKLNGVNLSTCDFDVIGVDIENLKGCVISPYQASTFVGLLGMIIQ, encoded by the coding sequence ATGATGACAATGGAAGTTCCCCACATTCAGGAGCATTTGCTTGACGACGAAACAATTCACTTTCTGACATCCAAATCGGAATATGACCACAAACGGTTTGAACATATGACACTTGCCAATCAGGAGGCGACCAAGGTTTCCTTTGAGAAGGTGTGGTTCAAAAACGTCATTATATCGGAATCCAGTTTAGAGCATTGTGAATTTACAGATGTGATTTTTGAAAATTGTGATTTCTCTAATGTTAATCTCGCGAATGCCTTCATCCACCGTGTACATTGGAAAAATTGTAAACTCATCGGAACCGATTTCTCAGATAGTCGATTGAAAAATGTTATCTTCTCCAATAGCCTGATAGATTATGCGAATTTCCGATTTTCCAACATGAAGCATGTTGCATGGGAAGATTGTTCGCTCATCAGTACAGATCTTAGTTATCTGGTCTCTGAGCAAATTCAGTTTAGCCGTTGTAAGATGGATCAAGCCTTAATGCATGGTACCAAGTTGAATGGTGTTAACCTAAGTACCTGTGATTTTGATGTAATCGGTGTAGACATCGAAAATCTGAAAGGGTGTGTAATCTCGCCTTATCAGGCGTCAACCTTTGTTGGTTTGTTAGGTATGATTATTCAGTAA
- a CDS encoding AraC family transcriptional regulator: MSERNLEQQHMELTEMIKRHTLLKGSIKTIIPSLFFFHYSKLTEPQYRVYNPSFCIIAQGKKEILLAQERFEYGPSNYLIASMNLPVVGQVIKASPEMPYLSLKLEFTPNQILEVLNECDLKVKATENARRALFVGQMEASIHDAVIRLVRLLETPEEIPFLAPLYTKEILYRLLRGSYGNELAQIAVEDSSTYRIRESIEYIIRHWEQSFRIEDLAEKARMSVSSFHRHFKEITAMSPIQFQKQMRLQEARRILLAESADAADVAYRVGYESASQFSREYSRMFGSPPRADIKKLREKYDLIGNDV; encoded by the coding sequence ATGTCCGAAAGAAATTTAGAGCAGCAGCATATGGAACTGACCGAGATGATTAAACGTCACACCCTTCTGAAGGGCTCCATTAAAACGATCATCCCTTCGCTTTTCTTCTTTCACTACTCCAAACTTACAGAACCTCAATACAGAGTTTACAACCCTTCGTTCTGTATCATCGCCCAGGGAAAGAAAGAAATTTTGCTCGCACAGGAGAGATTCGAATATGGTCCTTCTAATTACCTTATAGCATCCATGAATCTGCCTGTAGTCGGTCAGGTCATCAAAGCATCACCTGAGATGCCTTACCTCAGTCTCAAATTGGAGTTTACACCGAATCAAATTCTTGAAGTCCTGAACGAATGTGATCTGAAAGTAAAAGCAACAGAAAACGCGAGACGTGCCTTGTTTGTAGGTCAGATGGAAGCCTCCATTCATGATGCCGTTATTCGTCTGGTTCGTCTGCTGGAAACGCCGGAAGAAATCCCGTTCCTTGCTCCGCTATATACGAAAGAGATCTTGTATCGGCTTCTGCGGGGTTCGTATGGGAACGAATTAGCGCAGATTGCCGTTGAAGACAGCAGTACCTATCGGATCAGAGAATCCATTGAATATATAATTCGCCATTGGGAGCAATCCTTTCGAATCGAAGATCTTGCAGAGAAAGCACGGATGAGCGTTTCTTCTTTCCATCGCCACTTCAAAGAAATTACAGCGATGAGCCCAATCCAGTTTCAGAAGCAGATGCGATTACAGGAAGCACGTCGAATCCTGTTAGCTGAATCGGCAGATGCCGCGGATGTAGCCTATCGAGTTGGTTATGAGAGCGCCTCACAGTTTAGTCGCGAATACTCTCGAATGTTTGGTTCACCACCGAGAGCCGATATCAAAAAGCTAAGAGAAAAATACGATCTAATTGGTAACGATGTGTAG
- a CDS encoding ABC transporter ATP-binding protein, which translates to MIRRFFSYYRPYKKLFMIDFGCAVVAGLLELAFPLAVSKFINDLLPGQDWPLILLASIALLAIYALNTVLNYVVTYWGHMLGINIETNMRAKMFAHLQKLSFRFFDNRKTGHLIGHLTNDLNDIGEVAHHGPEDVFIAIMTLIGSFSLMAYINLELALLTFIIIPFMGWIIIVFGGRMTKTYRRLFGDVGNFNARIEDNVGGIRVVQSFANEEHEKKLFSVDNENFRKTKLLAYKTMAKSISVSYMLMRLVTVFVMVCGAWFFIEGKIDMGEFMAFLLLSNIFFRPIEKINAVIESYPKGIAGFKRYLEIIDTEPEIADAKNAVELNDVRGDIRFEHVSFGYEDSRRILNDISLTVKPGETVAFVGPSGAGKTTICSLLPRFYEVQEGRITVDGTDIREVKLESLRRQIGIVQQDVFLFSGTIKENIAYGDLSATDDQIWDAARRASLEELILSLPDGMDTVIGERGVKLSGGQKQRLSIARMFLKNPPILILDEATSALDTETEALIQKSLAELSVGRTTLVIAHRLTTIQNADRIIVVNADGIAEQGSHQELVAAGGIYSRLHQVQYSHS; encoded by the coding sequence ATGATTCGTCGTTTTTTCTCATATTACCGCCCGTATAAGAAACTGTTTATGATCGACTTTGGTTGTGCGGTCGTTGCGGGGCTGCTCGAACTAGCTTTTCCGCTAGCCGTGAGCAAATTTATTAATGATCTGCTACCAGGTCAGGATTGGCCCTTGATCTTACTTGCTTCCATTGCATTGCTTGCTATCTACGCACTAAATACCGTTCTGAATTATGTTGTCACCTATTGGGGACATATGTTAGGAATTAATATTGAAACAAATATGCGTGCGAAAATGTTTGCCCATTTACAAAAGCTTTCCTTCCGTTTCTTCGATAACCGTAAGACAGGTCATCTCATCGGTCATCTCACGAACGATCTGAATGATATTGGGGAGGTTGCTCACCATGGCCCCGAAGATGTTTTTATCGCAATCATGACGCTAATCGGCTCGTTCTCACTTATGGCATATATTAATCTGGAGCTTGCGCTATTAACGTTTATTATTATCCCGTTCATGGGATGGATTATTATTGTGTTTGGTGGACGTATGACGAAGACTTATCGACGTCTATTCGGCGATGTAGGTAATTTTAATGCTCGCATCGAAGATAACGTTGGTGGGATTCGTGTTGTACAATCATTTGCCAATGAAGAGCATGAGAAGAAACTATTTTCGGTAGATAACGAGAATTTCCGTAAGACCAAGCTGTTAGCCTACAAAACGATGGCAAAAAGCATTTCAGTAAGTTATATGTTGATGCGACTGGTAACGGTGTTTGTTATGGTGTGCGGTGCTTGGTTCTTCATTGAAGGCAAAATTGATATGGGCGAATTCATGGCATTCTTATTGCTATCGAATATTTTCTTCCGTCCAATTGAGAAGATTAATGCTGTTATTGAAAGTTATCCGAAGGGCATTGCAGGGTTCAAGCGTTACCTGGAGATCATTGACACGGAACCCGAGATTGCAGATGCCAAAAATGCGGTCGAACTAAACGATGTGCGTGGTGATATTCGCTTCGAGCATGTATCGTTCGGTTATGAAGACAGCCGCCGAATACTTAACGATATTAGCCTTACTGTCAAACCAGGGGAGACCGTTGCATTCGTTGGTCCTTCCGGAGCAGGGAAAACAACCATCTGTAGCTTGCTTCCACGCTTCTATGAGGTACAGGAAGGGCGAATCACAGTGGATGGAACGGATATTCGAGAGGTAAAGTTGGAATCGTTACGCAGACAGATCGGGATTGTGCAGCAAGATGTATTCCTTTTCTCGGGTACCATTAAGGAAAATATTGCGTACGGTGATCTATCTGCAACGGATGATCAGATCTGGGATGCTGCGCGTCGTGCTTCCTTGGAAGAGCTCATTCTAAGTCTCCCGGATGGCATGGATACCGTCATTGGTGAACGAGGAGTCAAGCTGTCAGGAGGACAGAAGCAACGTTTGTCGATCGCGCGTATGTTCTTGAAGAATCCGCCGATTCTTATTCTGGATGAAGCAACTTCTGCACTAGATACGGAAACGGAAGCGTTGATCCAGAAATCTCTAGCTGAGCTCTCCGTAGGTAGAACAACCCTTGTTATTGCGCACCGATTGACTACGATACAAAATGCTGACCGCATCATCGTTGTGAACGCAGACGGAATTGCTGAGCAAGGGAGTCATCAGGAGCTTGTTGCAGCCGGAGGCATTTACAGTCGATTACACCAAGTGCAATATAGCCATTCATAA
- a CDS encoding GNAT family N-acetyltransferase, protein MKRYDEQRIYIRFLNVQDARDMLNLQTRNREIFEKITASERTEAFYTLEGQISLLEKWTQAREDGTRYSFGIFLRSTDELIGEVSMFEIELNMAKKWIVGYVLDQHHNGQGYMSEALQQLFDFSLNELGIECLEAGALPDNIGSIRVLEKAGFRQTGVQSIVVHGMLKEHVMYAITLKLSVD, encoded by the coding sequence ATGAAGAGATATGATGAGCAGCGAATCTACATTCGTTTTTTAAATGTGCAAGATGCGCGAGATATGTTGAATCTACAGACAAGAAATCGGGAGATATTTGAAAAGATAACGGCTAGTGAACGAACTGAGGCTTTCTATACATTGGAAGGTCAGATATCTTTATTGGAGAAATGGACGCAGGCAAGGGAGGATGGAACAAGATATTCCTTTGGCATTTTCCTTCGTTCCACGGACGAGCTCATTGGAGAGGTGTCAATGTTCGAAATTGAGCTGAATATGGCGAAAAAATGGATTGTAGGTTATGTCCTAGACCAGCATCATAACGGTCAAGGCTACATGAGCGAAGCGCTGCAGCAGTTATTTGACTTCTCGTTGAACGAACTAGGCATTGAGTGCCTGGAAGCAGGTGCATTACCAGATAATATAGGCTCGATCAGGGTTCTTGAGAAAGCTGGCTTTAGGCAAACAGGAGTTCAGTCCATTGTAGTTCATGGAATGTTGAAAGAGCATGTTATGTATGCCATTACATTGAAGCTATCTGTAGATTGA
- a CDS encoding FAD-binding oxidoreductase — MKKVIVVGSGILGAATAYQLAKLGADVQIVDRKDVGQATDAAAGIICPWLSQRRNQDWYQLAKAGARFYPGLIEELEREGETETGYSRVGALSIHRDIEKIHKMEERAEQRKVDAPEIGDIIRMDEAETLASFPLLEQGYHSLYISGAARIDGRALRDALIRSAQRHGAVVIEGDASLLYEETRVSGVHVNGQNLTADTVVVCAGAWAQSILRPLGMEFKVSFQKAQIMHLQVADHHDAGKWPVVMPPTDQYLLTFDQQKVVIGATHENEIEGYDTRVTPGGMQEILQKGLELAPGLADSTFDEVRVGFRPFTPGFLPVLGEVPGWSGIIAANGLGASGLTMGPFIGSQLAKLALDMELEINIEPYSLDHAVEPISS, encoded by the coding sequence ATGAAGAAAGTTATCGTAGTAGGTTCAGGTATACTTGGCGCAGCGACGGCTTATCAATTGGCCAAATTAGGGGCAGACGTACAGATCGTTGACCGAAAGGATGTTGGGCAAGCAACGGATGCTGCTGCTGGTATAATCTGTCCCTGGTTATCCCAACGGCGTAATCAAGATTGGTATCAGCTTGCCAAAGCCGGCGCGCGTTTTTATCCGGGATTAATTGAAGAATTAGAACGTGAAGGGGAAACGGAAACGGGCTATTCAAGAGTTGGCGCTCTAAGCATCCATCGGGATATAGAGAAAATTCATAAGATGGAAGAACGGGCAGAGCAGCGAAAGGTGGACGCACCAGAGATCGGAGATATCATTCGAATGGATGAGGCAGAGACTCTTGCGAGCTTCCCGCTACTCGAACAAGGCTATCATTCTCTTTATATTAGCGGAGCTGCTCGAATTGATGGACGTGCACTGCGTGATGCATTGATACGATCTGCACAGAGACACGGCGCAGTTGTTATTGAAGGAGATGCTTCGCTGTTGTACGAGGAAACACGTGTAAGCGGCGTGCATGTGAACGGACAAAATTTAACAGCCGATACGGTCGTTGTCTGTGCAGGCGCATGGGCGCAATCGATATTAAGACCATTGGGCATGGAATTTAAAGTTAGCTTCCAGAAGGCGCAGATTATGCATCTACAGGTTGCGGATCATCATGATGCGGGCAAATGGCCTGTTGTCATGCCGCCTACGGATCAATATTTACTTACATTTGACCAACAGAAAGTTGTCATTGGAGCGACACATGAGAACGAAATTGAAGGATACGACACAAGGGTAACGCCAGGTGGGATGCAGGAAATTTTGCAGAAGGGGCTAGAGCTGGCACCGGGGCTTGCAGATAGCACATTTGATGAAGTCCGTGTTGGCTTCAGACCGTTCACGCCGGGATTCCTCCCCGTGCTTGGTGAAGTACCCGGATGGTCAGGCATTATCGCGGCCAATGGACTCGGCGCATCAGGACTAACGATGGGGCCATTCATCGGCAGTCAATTAGCCAAATTAGCACTGGATATGGAGCTGGAGATCAACATTGAGCCATATAGCCTCGATCATGCTGTGGAGCCTATTTCATCGTAA